The DNA segment TTTTCAATAATTCCGCTAATTCCTGCCCACAATCCTTTCATGGATTTTACTTTGTCACTTCTTTTTAGGATCAATAACTTGTCATCATTTCTAATGAATGATGTGACAATCTTTGTTGAACGCATATCTGCTATTTTTCAACTGCTTTTACCATTTTTGACATTCTTTTGTATGATTCATTGACATCTGTATGTTTGGCAAGTCTTTCTTGACATTCTTTAATGTAATCTATCACCTCTTCTGTCTTTGATTCTTGTACGGCTGTTAATAATCTGCCAATGTCTTTCCACAGTTCCTCTGCAACCCTACGAATTTCTGGATTTGCAATAATGGTTTCAATTAATTCTGGAGATTCTGTCATGATACTTTCTGCCAATGTCTTTTGTACTCTGAAAGTTGTTCCTGACATTTTTTCAGTGAGATTAATTTTTTCATCCTTTGAAATAATATTTGCAAATACTAGATTCATCAAATGTGTTAATCCTAAAATTACTGCAATCTTTTTGTCATGTTCGACCGCATCAATCGTGACAAAGTTTGCCCCTTCGAATAGTGTTTTTGCTACTGTCAATTCTTTTTTTGCATCTCTAATTGGAACTGAAATAATGTTTTGACCCTTTATTGTTTTAG comes from the Candidatus Nitrosopumilus sediminis genome and includes:
- a CDS encoding prephenate dehydrogenase/arogenate dehydrogenase family protein gives rise to the protein MKQITVIGAGGQMGQWFAKYFANAGFEVTGYDSENKISGKDIKISESLVGGILKADYVVLCTPTRRTPEIIRLIAKEMKRGTYLIEISSEKSKVVSSLSKMPAKINPICIHPMFGPGTKTIKGQNIISVPIRDAKKELTVAKTLFEGANFVTIDAVEHDKKIAVILGLTHLMNLVFANIISKDEKINLTEKMSGTTFRVQKTLAESIMTESPELIETIIANPEIRRVAEELWKDIGRLLTAVQESKTEEVIDYIKECQERLAKHTDVNESYKRMSKMVKAVEK